One genomic region from Balaenoptera acutorostrata chromosome 1, mBalAcu1.1, whole genome shotgun sequence encodes:
- the LOC102999222 gene encoding LOW QUALITY PROTEIN: olfactory receptor 6N1 (The sequence of the model RefSeq protein was modified relative to this genomic sequence to represent the inferred CDS: inserted 1 base in 1 codon; substituted 1 base at 1 genomic stop codon): MKPRNWSQVTEFIILDFPHLQGVQAYLFLLLLLIYLTTILGNLVIFLVVCLNSWLHTPMYLFVSILSLLELDYTVATNPKMLLNLFSEKTISFSGCLLQIYFFHSLGATECYLLTAMAYDRYLAICQPLHYPTSMTPALCVKIAVGCWLGGLAGPLTEISLVSHLPFCAPNHIQHIFCDFPLVLSLACTDTSINVLVYFVINSCKILAAFLLILSPYVLIICTVLRIPPAAGKRKAFFIRASHLTVVLIVYGRILFMYVXLKKSYLLDYDQALSVFYSVLTPFLNPFIYXLHNKEIKEAVRRQLKRTGMLE, translated from the exons ATGAAGCCCAGGAATTGGAGCCAGGTAACAGAGTTCATCATCTTGGACTTTCCCCATCTTCAGGGTGTTCAGGCTTATCTCTTTCTTTTGTTACTCCTAATCTACCTCACTACTATACTGGGCAACCTGGTGATATTCCTGGTGGTCTGCCTGAACTCCTGGCTCCACACACCCATGTACCTCTTTGTCAGCATTCTCTCCTTACTGGAGCTTGACTACACAGTTGCCACCAACCCCAAGATGCTGTTGAACTTGTTCAGTGAGAAGACCATTTCTTTCTCTGGGTGCCTTCTGCAAATCTATTTCTTCCACTCTCTTGGGGCTACTGAGTGCTATCTCCTCACAGCTATGGCTTATGACAGGTACTTAGCTATCTGTCAGCCTCTCCACTACCCTACCAGCATGACCCCAGCACTCTGTGTCAAGATTGCTGTTGGCTGTTGGTTAGGAGGCTTGGCTGGGCCACTGACTGAAATTTCCTTGGTCTCCCACCTCCCTTTTTGTGCCCCCAATCACATTCAGCACATCTTTTGCGATTTCCCTCTTGTGCTGAGCTTGGCTTGTACGGACACATCGATCAATGTCCTAGTGTACTTTGTTATCAACTCCTGCAAGATCCTGGCTGCCTTTCTGTTGATCCTCAGCCCCTATGTGCTGATCATCTGCACTGTGCTCAGAATTCCTCCAGCTGCAGGTAAGAGGAAGGCCTTCTTCATACGTGCCTCCCACCTCACCGTGGTCCTCATTGTCTATGGAAGAATCCTCTTCATGTATGTGTGACTGAAGAAGAGCTACTTGCTGGACTATGACCAGGCCCTGTCGGTGTTCTACTCGGTGCTCACACCCTTCCTCAACCCCTTTATCT AGCTTCACAACAAGGAGATCAAGGAGGCTGTGAGGAGGCAGTTAAAGAGGACGGGGATGCTGGAGTGA
- the LOC102999508 gene encoding LOW QUALITY PROTEIN: olfactory receptor 6K6 (The sequence of the model RefSeq protein was modified relative to this genomic sequence to represent the inferred CDS: inserted 3 bases in 2 codons; deleted 1 base in 1 codon; substituted 1 base at 1 genomic stop codon) has protein sequence MTSGNQKRVTEFLFSVFPHLHECALLLFIPLLLIYGLIITGNLMIFIVIQLDMILNTPMYFFISVLSFLEIWYTMTTIPKMLSCLVSEQKTTYLAGCLMXMYFFYSVSQKTVLTAMAIDRYIAICNPLHYPTIMTPKLCIHLTAGSCLCGFLLXLPEISWIATLPFCDPXQIFCDSTPVLSLACTDTSLVVIVDAIRAVEILASFLVIALSYNRIIVVIVGMASAEGRHKAFSTCAAHLAVFLLYFGSVAVMYLRFSATYSVLWDTTIAVPFVILAPFLNPIFYSLRNKDMKDAIGRLFCCQKRAGGVGS, from the exons ATGACCAGTGGAAATCAGAAAAGGGTGACTGAGTTCCTCTTCTCTGTGTTCCCACACCTGCATGAATGTGCCCTCTTACTCTTTATTCCCTTGCTCCTCATCTATGGATTGATCATAACAGGAAACCTAATGATATTCATTGTCATCCAGCTGGACATGATCTTGAACA CTCCCATGTATTTCTTCATCAGTGTCCTCTCTTTCCTGGAGATCTGGTATACCATGACCACCATCCCCAAGATGCTCTCCTGCTTAGTCAGTGAGCAGAAGACCACCTATCTTGCTGGTTGCCTCATGTAGATGTACTTCTTCTACTCGGTCTCGCAGAAGACTGTCCTGACAGCAATGGCCATTGACAGGTACATAGCTATCTGCAATCCTCTCCATTACCCAACCATCATGACTCCCAAACTTTGTATCCATCTGACAGCTGGATCCTGTCTCTGTGGCTTCCTCC TGCTTCCTGAGATTTCATGGATTGCCACCCTGCCTTTCTGTGACCC GCAGATCTTCTGTGACTCCACACCTGTGCTGAGCTTGGCCTGCACAGATACATCCCTGGTGGTCATTGTGGATGCCATCCGTGCAGTGGAGATCCTGGCCTCCTTCCTGGTCATCGCCCTATCCTACAACCGGATCATTGTGGTGATTGTGGGGATGGCCTCGGCTGAAGGCCGTCACAAAGCCTTTTCTACCTGTGCTGCCCACCTTGCTGTATTCTTGTTGTAT TTTGGCAGTGTGGCTGTCATGTACTTGCGATTCTCAGCCACCTACTCAGTGTTATGGGACACAACAATTGCAGTCCCTTTTGTTATCCTTGCTCCCTTCCTCAACCCCATTTTCTATAGCCTGAGAAATAAAGATATGAAAGATGCAATTGGGAGGCTTTTCTGCTGCCAGAAGAGGGCTGGTGGGGTTGGGAGCTAG